One part of the Solidesulfovibrio sp. genome encodes these proteins:
- the nusB gene encoding transcription antitermination factor NusB has product MAQAAKCIMPETEDKKPAASRRKGRKQAFECLYGLIFESAADERSLRRVFARCPHDVGEDSEADAGRDFAWELVSGVWHNQTAIDAVIVRFSKNWKLSRIAKVELTILRLAVHEIMHRPDIPLRVALNEAIELSKRYGDENSRNFINGILDAIAKAVDSGEFEIQKDL; this is encoded by the coding sequence ATGGCTCAAGCAGCGAAATGCATCATGCCGGAAACCGAGGATAAAAAACCCGCCGCCTCGCGGCGCAAGGGCCGCAAGCAGGCCTTCGAGTGCCTCTACGGGCTCATTTTCGAATCCGCCGCCGACGAACGGTCGCTACGCCGGGTGTTCGCGCGCTGTCCCCACGACGTGGGCGAGGACAGCGAGGCCGACGCCGGCCGGGACTTCGCCTGGGAGCTCGTTTCGGGCGTGTGGCACAACCAGACGGCCATCGACGCCGTGATCGTGCGGTTTTCCAAGAACTGGAAGCTCTCGCGCATCGCCAAGGTGGAGCTGACCATCCTGCGCCTGGCCGTGCACGAAATCATGCACCGGCCGGACATTCCCCTACGCGTGGCCTTAAACGAGGCCATCGAGCTGTCCAAGCGCTACGGCGACGAGAACTCGCGCAACTTCATCAACGGCATCCTCGACGCCATCGCCAAGGCCGTTGACAGCGGCGAGTTCGAAATCCAAAAGGACCTGTAA
- the leuS gene encoding leucine--tRNA ligase, with amino-acid sequence MSKYVPEDVEKKWQAIWEEGGHFKVEADPSRPKYYVLEMFPYPSGRIHMGHVRNYSIGDVVARFKRMEGHNVLHPMGWDAFGMPAENAAIKHGLHPAAWTISNIDSMRTQLKRLGYSYDWRREIATCHPGYYVHEQRFFLDFLKRGLVYRKHAPQNWCETCGTVLANEQVIDGCCWRCDQPVVQKDLEQWFLRITAYAEELLADLDTLAGGWPERVLTMQRNWIGKSVGAQLSFDLAEPVDGETGITVFTTRPDTLFGATFMSLAAEHPLVPKLIAGRPQEAAVAAFVEGVRNMDRIARGGEDLEKEGVFTGAYCVNPATGAQIPIYVANFVLMGYGTGAVMAVPAHDQRDFEFARKYDLPLRVVISPEGRTLDPATMTEAYADPGVLVDSGAFTGLQNEAAKGRIIDWLAETGRGTRAVHYKLRDWNISRQRYWGAPIPVIHCKRCGVVPVPDQDLPVELPRDLALLPDGRSPLPVSPSFTDVACPLCGGKARRETDTLDTFFESSWYFARYASARERGRPFDPAEIGYWLPVDQYIGGIEHAILHLLYSRFFVKALRDCGYLAFDEPFSNLLTQGMVIKDGAKMSKSKGNVVDPDLMIGRYGADTVRVFILFAAPPEKDLEWSDTGIEGSSRFLARLWRLVTEELAGLLLPVGACAKAGELGIDGLPPLFAELRRREHATAAKAGADIRERFQFNTAIAAVMELVNFLYANVDALKAEPRGAKAVSSAVATLLTVLSPIAPHICEELWRRIGHEKLLIEQPWPSHDPAALVTDAVEIVVQVCGKLRGKVSVARDAARQDVEKAALADANVAKHIEGKTVRKVIVVPGKLVNVVVG; translated from the coding sequence ATGAGCAAGTACGTGCCCGAGGACGTCGAGAAAAAATGGCAGGCCATCTGGGAAGAGGGCGGCCACTTCAAGGTGGAGGCCGATCCTTCCCGGCCGAAATACTACGTCCTCGAGATGTTCCCCTACCCCTCGGGGCGCATCCACATGGGGCACGTGCGCAACTACTCCATCGGCGACGTGGTGGCCCGGTTCAAGCGCATGGAGGGGCATAACGTCCTGCACCCCATGGGCTGGGACGCCTTCGGCATGCCGGCGGAAAACGCCGCCATCAAGCACGGCCTGCACCCGGCCGCCTGGACCATCTCCAACATCGACTCCATGCGCACGCAGTTAAAGCGCCTGGGCTATTCCTACGACTGGCGCCGCGAGATCGCCACCTGCCACCCCGGCTACTACGTCCACGAACAGCGCTTCTTCCTGGACTTCCTGAAAAGGGGCCTGGTCTACCGCAAGCACGCGCCCCAGAACTGGTGCGAGACCTGCGGCACGGTGCTGGCCAACGAGCAGGTCATCGACGGCTGCTGCTGGCGGTGCGACCAGCCGGTGGTGCAAAAGGACCTGGAACAGTGGTTTTTGCGCATCACGGCCTACGCCGAGGAGCTCCTGGCCGACCTGGACACGCTGGCCGGCGGCTGGCCCGAGCGCGTGCTGACCATGCAGCGCAACTGGATCGGCAAGTCCGTGGGCGCCCAGCTGTCCTTCGACCTGGCCGAGCCCGTGGACGGCGAGACCGGGATCACCGTCTTCACCACCCGGCCGGACACGCTGTTCGGCGCCACCTTCATGAGCCTGGCCGCCGAGCATCCGCTGGTGCCCAAGCTCATCGCCGGCAGGCCGCAAGAGGCGGCCGTGGCCGCCTTCGTCGAGGGCGTGCGCAACATGGACCGCATCGCGCGCGGCGGCGAGGACCTGGAAAAAGAGGGCGTGTTCACCGGGGCCTATTGCGTCAACCCGGCCACGGGCGCGCAAATCCCCATCTACGTCGCCAACTTCGTGCTCATGGGCTACGGCACCGGCGCGGTCATGGCCGTGCCGGCCCACGACCAGCGCGACTTCGAGTTCGCCCGGAAATACGATTTGCCGCTTCGGGTCGTCATCAGCCCCGAGGGAAGGACCCTCGACCCGGCCACCATGACCGAGGCCTACGCCGATCCGGGCGTGCTGGTCGATTCGGGCGCCTTCACGGGCCTGCAAAACGAAGCGGCCAAGGGCAGGATCATCGACTGGCTGGCCGAAACGGGCCGGGGCACGCGGGCGGTCCACTACAAGCTGCGCGACTGGAACATCTCGCGCCAGCGCTACTGGGGCGCGCCCATCCCGGTCATCCACTGCAAGCGTTGCGGCGTCGTGCCCGTGCCGGACCAGGACCTGCCCGTGGAGCTTCCCCGCGACCTGGCCCTGCTGCCCGACGGCCGCTCGCCCCTGCCGGTCTCGCCGTCGTTTACCGACGTCGCCTGCCCCCTGTGCGGCGGCAAGGCCCGGCGCGAGACCGATACCCTCGACACCTTCTTCGAGTCCTCCTGGTATTTCGCCCGCTACGCCTCGGCCAGGGAGCGGGGCCGGCCCTTCGATCCGGCCGAGATCGGCTACTGGCTGCCCGTGGACCAGTACATCGGCGGCATCGAGCACGCCATTTTGCACCTGCTGTACTCGCGCTTTTTCGTCAAGGCCCTGCGCGACTGCGGCTACCTGGCCTTCGACGAGCCGTTTTCCAACCTGCTCACCCAGGGCATGGTCATCAAGGACGGCGCCAAGATGAGCAAGTCCAAGGGCAACGTGGTCGACCCGGACCTGATGATCGGCAGGTACGGGGCCGACACGGTGCGGGTGTTCATCCTTTTCGCCGCGCCGCCGGAAAAGGACCTGGAGTGGAGCGACACCGGCATCGAGGGGTCGTCGCGGTTCCTCGCGCGCCTGTGGCGCCTGGTGACCGAGGAACTGGCCGGGCTCCTTTTGCCCGTGGGGGCCTGCGCCAAAGCCGGGGAACTGGGAATCGACGGCCTGCCGCCCCTTTTCGCCGAACTGCGCCGCCGCGAACACGCCACCGCCGCCAAGGCCGGGGCCGACATCCGCGAGCGCTTCCAGTTCAACACGGCCATCGCCGCGGTCATGGAGCTGGTCAATTTCCTGTACGCCAACGTGGACGCCCTCAAGGCCGAACCCAGGGGGGCCAAGGCCGTGTCCTCGGCCGTGGCCACCCTGCTCACCGTGCTCTCGCCCATCGCCCCGCACATCTGCGAGGAGCTGTGGCGGCGCATCGGCCACGAAAAGCTCCTCATCGAACAGCCCTGGCCGAGCCACGACCCGGCCGCGCTCGTCACCGACGCGGTGGAGATCGTGGTCCAGGTGTGCGGCAAGCTGCGCGGCAAGGTGAGCGTGGCCCGCGACGCGGCCAGGCAGGACGTGGAAAAGGCGGCCCTGGCCGACGCCAACGTGGCCAAGCACATCGAGGGCAAGACCGTGCGCAAGGTCATCGTGGTGCCGGGCAAGCTCGTCAACGTGGTGGTCGGCTGA
- a CDS encoding sigma 54-interacting transcriptional regulator encodes MAGGAGYKFALVVHSAEVVRKVLECTKFLNETITTQVVSFDESEQVARGLLDKGYEVILCHGGTGESILRAIGHSVVLIQKTDVDVIRSLITARELANEVAITVHANEFRDLECMQDLLGMKIHEIRYATKEELIGGVEAAHRQGIRIVIGGGVSRTTIEARGGLGLIIEPNTHSILQAIEQARVLALAKREEAKNREQLIAILKLLGEGVVFIDTDKRIVFSNAKARQYLKLPRKAQRPDDLAQHFEALFLNAVLADGRPRLNAIVTLNRDQLVVNTLPVSINAQLRGAVAMFRDTASIHDISNLIHEELRRRGLTPSHTLQDIKGNSPAMTRLSAKIERFAQTCSAICIHGETGSGKELVAHAVHNLSARKDKAFVAINCSALSETLLESELFGYEEGAFTGAKRGGKAGLFELANHGTIFLDEIGDISHNLQLRLLRVLEAKELMRLGGDKIIPVDVRVISASHRDLMALAQAGAFRMDLFFRLAVLRLHVPPLRQRLEDIPLLIEGLLRRNGLEAADLTPAMLETLRGYAWPGNIRELLSFFESYLVLLGERHVDEELFAELFRERAMPDPGPGAAGDAPPPDGTMKEQLRHCQARIIDAALRQNGMNRQLTARRLGISYNTLWRFLSGKAVADTPG; translated from the coding sequence ATGGCCGGTGGTGCCGGATACAAATTCGCCTTGGTCGTGCATTCCGCGGAAGTCGTTCGAAAAGTCCTCGAATGCACCAAATTTTTGAACGAAACCATCACCACCCAGGTCGTTTCCTTCGACGAAAGCGAACAGGTGGCCCGGGGGCTGCTGGACAAGGGCTACGAGGTCATCCTGTGCCATGGCGGCACCGGGGAAAGCATCCTGCGGGCCATCGGCCACTCGGTGGTCCTGATCCAGAAAACGGACGTGGACGTGATCCGGTCCCTGATCACGGCCAGGGAACTGGCCAACGAGGTGGCCATCACCGTGCATGCCAACGAATTCCGGGACCTGGAATGCATGCAGGACCTGCTTGGCATGAAGATCCACGAGATCCGCTACGCCACCAAGGAGGAGCTCATCGGCGGGGTCGAGGCGGCCCACCGCCAGGGCATCCGGATCGTCATCGGCGGCGGGGTCAGCCGGACAACCATCGAGGCCCGGGGCGGCCTGGGCCTTATCATCGAGCCCAACACCCACAGCATCCTGCAGGCCATCGAGCAGGCCAGGGTCCTGGCCCTGGCCAAGCGGGAGGAGGCCAAGAACCGCGAACAGCTCATCGCCATCCTCAAGCTGCTCGGCGAGGGGGTCGTCTTCATCGACACCGACAAGCGCATCGTGTTCAGCAACGCCAAGGCCAGGCAGTACCTCAAGCTCCCCCGCAAGGCCCAGCGCCCCGACGACCTGGCCCAACACTTCGAGGCCCTGTTCCTCAACGCCGTGCTGGCCGACGGCCGGCCGCGGCTCAATGCCATCGTGACCCTCAACCGGGACCAGCTCGTGGTCAACACCCTGCCCGTGTCCATCAACGCCCAACTGCGCGGGGCGGTGGCCATGTTCCGGGATACCGCCTCGATCCACGACATCAGCAACCTCATCCACGAGGAACTGCGGCGACGCGGCCTCACCCCGAGCCACACCCTCCAGGACATCAAGGGGAACAGCCCGGCCATGACCCGGCTGTCGGCCAAGATCGAACGTTTCGCCCAGACCTGCTCCGCCATCTGCATCCACGGCGAAACCGGCTCGGGCAAGGAACTCGTGGCCCATGCCGTGCACAACCTGAGCGCGCGCAAGGACAAGGCTTTCGTGGCCATCAACTGTTCGGCCCTGTCCGAGACGCTCCTGGAAAGCGAGCTGTTCGGCTACGAGGAAGGCGCCTTCACCGGGGCCAAGCGGGGGGGCAAGGCCGGGCTGTTCGAACTGGCCAACCACGGCACGATCTTCCTGGACGAGATCGGGGACATCAGCCACAATTTGCAGTTGCGCCTGCTGCGGGTGCTGGAGGCCAAGGAGCTCATGCGCCTGGGCGGCGACAAGATCATCCCCGTGGACGTGCGCGTCATCAGCGCCTCCCACCGCGATTTGATGGCCCTGGCCCAGGCCGGGGCGTTTCGCATGGACCTGTTTTTCCGCCTGGCCGTGCTGCGGCTGCACGTGCCGCCGCTGCGCCAGCGCCTGGAGGACATCCCGCTGCTGATCGAGGGGCTGCTGCGGCGAAACGGCCTGGAGGCGGCCGACCTGACCCCGGCCATGCTGGAGACCCTGCGCGGCTATGCCTGGCCCGGCAACATCCGGGAGCTCCTGTCCTTTTTCGAGAGCTATCTGGTGTTGCTTGGCGAGCGCCACGTGGACGAGGAGCTGTTCGCGGAGTTGTTCCGGGAACGGGCCATGCCGGATCCCGGCCCCGGCGCCGCCGGCGACGCGCCGCCGCCGGACGGCACCATGAAGGAGCAGCTGCGGCATTGCCAAGCCCGCATCATCGACGCCGCCCTCAGGCAAAACGGCATGAACAGGCAATTGACCGCCAGGCGTCTGGGCATCAGCTACAATACCCTCTGGCGGTTTCTGTCCGGCAAGGCCGTGGCGGATACGCCGGGCTGA
- a CDS encoding pyruvate formate lyase family protein, translating to MGTSEGQMQGQPFSGTAMPGESVRDCPPLSREVQKERCLAAAAEMKEFLLTAPQTVDTQRLVYLLEAYKEFDSEPTIVLRAQFFAKLLHNKTIFIDQNPLVGTVTGQHAGVYVYPEWDSQWILKEMNQAMMSHLGEVNISPEEQKLMTEAAKFFKTRSATCKARALSRQMHDYDPADDIKAGLFWDGTTVTVGSGNVDYATFIDKGLAAVIAEVEAKLRSLPVTVETSSRIDFYRASLIAMRALVHLAHRYAALAESLAARETDPVRAAELAEIAAVCRHVPEHPPRNFRESLQAWWFLHLGIQIEQAGCGSSPGRLGQFLEPYYQKDKRDNGLTREQAIAWLKCLFVKILEFGYYQGLSYARIVSGHTGHTISLGGLDAAGMDATAELDYLLLDTQIDMRNIQPTLTVLYHDRLKEDFLLKAVELERTGLGQPQWLNNRVVMERLLTRHAACGITLKDARNCANLSCVGTGVAGKTAFIREVGTFNLAKMVELALNDGFDPMTEKHVGAATGDPEAMAAFEDFYAAFEAQIGHLFRKARPYGSISNKALGDTVPGPLRSTMYGGCLESGRHEYEGGPRYYLYYSISTAGIDAANALAAVKHLVYDTKALTMARLRQALAADFQGFEEIRQLCLGAPKHGNGDPDVDRLVRRVYDSSMNQYQASGESFYGKHMANIEAYSLSIHNYFGMLTGALPSGRSKGTPLTDGSVSATPGTDKQGPMALIGSAAKALDTVRYGSNHFNMKFHPASVAGMAGARKLLSLIKAYMDMDGSHIQFNVVGSDTLRAAQAQPEDHKGLTVRVAGFSAYYTRLHKGVQDEIIARTEHAM from the coding sequence ATGGGTACGTCCGAAGGACAAATGCAGGGGCAACCGTTTTCCGGGACCGCCATGCCTGGGGAAAGTGTACGGGACTGCCCGCCGCTCTCCCGCGAAGTACAGAAGGAACGCTGCCTGGCCGCCGCGGCCGAGATGAAGGAATTCCTGCTCACCGCCCCCCAGACCGTGGACACGCAGCGGCTGGTCTATCTCCTGGAAGCCTACAAGGAATTCGACTCCGAGCCGACCATCGTCCTGCGGGCCCAGTTCTTCGCCAAGCTCTTGCACAACAAAACCATCTTCATCGACCAAAACCCCCTCGTCGGTACGGTCACGGGCCAGCACGCCGGCGTGTACGTCTATCCCGAATGGGATTCCCAATGGATCCTCAAGGAAATGAACCAGGCCATGATGAGCCACCTGGGCGAGGTGAACATCTCCCCCGAGGAACAAAAGCTCATGACCGAGGCGGCCAAGTTCTTCAAGACCAGGAGCGCCACCTGCAAGGCCCGCGCCCTGTCCCGCCAGATGCACGACTACGACCCGGCCGACGACATCAAGGCCGGCCTGTTCTGGGACGGCACCACCGTGACCGTGGGTTCGGGCAACGTGGACTACGCCACGTTCATCGACAAGGGCCTGGCCGCCGTCATCGCCGAGGTGGAGGCCAAGCTCAGGTCCCTGCCGGTGACCGTGGAGACCAGTTCCCGGATCGACTTCTACCGGGCGTCGCTGATCGCCATGCGGGCCCTGGTGCACCTGGCCCACCGCTACGCCGCCCTGGCGGAAAGCCTGGCCGCCAGGGAAACCGACCCGGTCAGGGCCGCGGAACTGGCCGAAATCGCCGCGGTCTGCCGCCACGTGCCGGAACATCCCCCCCGCAATTTCCGGGAGTCCCTGCAGGCCTGGTGGTTCCTGCACCTGGGCATCCAGATCGAACAGGCCGGCTGCGGCTCCTCGCCCGGCCGCCTGGGCCAGTTCCTGGAGCCCTACTACCAGAAGGACAAGCGGGACAACGGCCTCACCCGCGAACAGGCCATCGCCTGGCTCAAGTGCCTGTTCGTCAAGATCCTGGAGTTCGGCTACTACCAGGGGCTGTCCTACGCCCGCATCGTCTCCGGCCACACCGGGCACACCATCTCCCTGGGCGGCCTGGACGCCGCGGGCATGGATGCCACGGCCGAGCTGGACTACCTGCTGCTGGACACGCAAATCGACATGCGCAACATCCAGCCGACCCTGACGGTGCTCTACCACGACAGGCTCAAGGAGGACTTCCTGCTCAAGGCCGTGGAACTGGAACGCACGGGCCTGGGCCAGCCCCAGTGGCTCAACAACCGCGTCGTCATGGAGCGCCTGCTCACCCGCCACGCCGCCTGCGGCATCACCCTCAAGGACGCCCGCAACTGCGCCAACTTAAGCTGCGTGGGCACGGGCGTGGCCGGCAAGACGGCCTTCATCCGCGAAGTGGGCACCTTCAACCTGGCCAAGATGGTGGAACTGGCCCTCAACGACGGTTTCGACCCCATGACCGAGAAGCACGTGGGCGCCGCCACCGGCGACCCGGAAGCCATGGCCGCCTTCGAGGACTTCTACGCCGCCTTCGAGGCGCAGATCGGCCACCTGTTCCGCAAGGCCCGCCCCTACGGCTCCATCTCCAACAAGGCCCTGGGCGACACCGTGCCCGGGCCCCTGCGCTCCACCATGTACGGCGGTTGCCTGGAAAGCGGCCGGCACGAGTACGAGGGCGGCCCCCGGTACTACCTCTACTATTCCATCAGCACCGCCGGCATCGACGCGGCCAACGCCCTGGCCGCGGTCAAGCACCTCGTCTACGACACCAAGGCCCTGACCATGGCCCGGCTGCGCCAGGCCCTGGCCGCCGATTTCCAGGGCTTCGAGGAAATCCGGCAGCTGTGCCTGGGCGCCCCCAAGCACGGCAACGGCGACCCGGATGTGGACCGGCTGGTACGCCGCGTCTACGACTCCTCCATGAACCAGTACCAGGCCTCGGGGGAGAGCTTCTACGGCAAGCACATGGCCAACATCGAGGCCTATTCCCTGTCCATCCACAACTACTTCGGCATGCTCACCGGCGCGCTGCCAAGCGGCCGCAGCAAAGGCACGCCGCTGACCGACGGCAGCGTCTCGGCCACGCCCGGCACGGACAAGCAAGGCCCCATGGCCCTGATCGGCTCGGCGGCCAAGGCCCTCGACACGGTGCGCTACGGCTCCAACCACTTCAACATGAAGTTCCACCCGGCCTCGGTGGCCGGCATGGCCGGGGCGCGCAAGCTGTTGTCCCTGATCAAGGCCTACATGGACATGGACGGCTCGCACATCCAGTTCAACGTGGTCGGCTCCGACACCCTGCGCGCGGCCCAGGCCCAGCCCGAGGACCACAAGGGGCTCACCGTGCGGGTGGCGGGGTTCAGCGCCTATTACACCCGCCTGCACAAGGGCGTGCAGGACGAGATCATCGCCCGCACCGAACACGCCATGTAG